From the Tetrapisispora phaffii CBS 4417 chromosome 10, complete genome genome, one window contains:
- the POL31 gene encoding DNA-directed DNA polymerase delta subunit POL31 (similar to Saccharomyces cerevisiae POL31 (YJR006W); ancestral locus Anc_5.175) has protein sequence MDALLKKFNENRIDTKFNILQRASIEQDYKFDEHFSVDLKDYDSCGQYYKFYQTRLRVLKERTRNQCLKKWDAGFKLNGKTVVEKKKVLDIQANQPCWCIGTIYCEMKYKPNVLEEVVNDTYGAPDLLKSYTDPDGTDEIMLEDESGRVLLVGDFLQSTPFVTGTVVGLLGMEAEAGTFQILDICYPSEVPQKEYQVPTSDEEKYIALVSGLNVSTNNPENLIKLQLLQELLMGRLQNEKSISNIGKLLICGGSIDPSKNNSNSQKTMESLITFGNFLGNTLQSLPISIMPSTSDPSDKALPQRPFNKILFSELLKPYFADISRDLLHLATNPSIYEFNGIRILATSGENISDICRYVIPGNSSENESKLNSVEHRLDLMECTLKWQNVAPTIPDTLWAYPFIDKDPFILNEMPHVYIAGNQPRFGTRDIELYNKKVKLICLPEFNKSSSLVTLNLKTLMVEKMDIKI, from the coding sequence ATGGATGCTCTATTGAAAAAGTTTAATGAGAATCGTATAGatacaaaatttaatattttacagAGAGCCTCAATTGAGCAAGATTATAAATTCGACGAGCATTTCTCAGTAGATCTAAAAGATTATGATTCATGTGGTCAGTATTATAAGTTTTATCAAACTCGTCTGAGGgttttaaaagaaagaacaagaaatcaatgtttaaaaaaatggGATGCTGGATTCAAATTAAATGGTAAAACTGTTGTggagaagaagaaagtaTTAGATATACAGGCCAATCAACCATGCTGGTGCATAGGTACCATTTATTGTGAGATGAAATATAAACCAAATGTTTTAGAAGAGGTAGTTAACGACACTTATGGTGCTCCAGATTTGCTTAAAAGCTACACTGATCCAGATGGCACTGACGAAATTATGTTAGAAGATGAAAGTGGTAGGGTATTATTGGTCGGTGATTTCTTACAATCAACTCCATTTGTTACGGGAACAGTGGTAGGTTTGTTGGGTATGGAAGCAGAGGCCGGTACTTTTCAAATCCTTGATATCTGTTATCCTAGCGAAGTTCCACAAAAGGAATATCAAGTACCAACTtcagatgaagaaaaatatattgcaTTAGTGTCAGGATTGAATGTATCAACAAATAATCCTGAAAACTTAATAAAACTACAATTACTGCAAGAATTGTTAATGGGTAGAttacaaaatgaaaaaagcATCTCAAATATTGGTAAATTACTTATATGTGGTGGATCGATAGATCCttctaaaaataatagtaatagtCAAAAAACCATGGAATCATTGATCACCTTCGGTAATTTTCTAGGGAATACTTTACAATCGCTGCCTATATCTATTATGCCTAGTACTAGTGATCCTAGTGATAAAGCATTACCTCAAAGACCATTCAATAAGATCTTGTTTAGCGAATTGTTAAAGCCATATTTTGCTGATATTAGTCGTGATCTACTTCACCTAGCGACAAATCCGTCAATCTACGAATTCAACGGCATTCGAATTCTTGCAACTTCAGGTGAAAATATTAGTGATATTTGTAGATATGTTATTCCAGGCAACTCATCTGAAAATGAATCCAAATTGAATTCCGTTGAACATAGATTAGACTTAATGGAATGCACATTGAAATGGCAAAATGTTGCCCCAACTATCCCTGACACATTATGGGCTTATCCATTTATTGATAAAGATCCTTTTATCTTGAATGAAATGCCCCATGTATATATAGCTGGTAACCAACCACGTTTTGGTACTAGGGATATTGAACTTTATAACAAAAAGGTCAAACTTATTTGTTTACCAGAATTCAACAAATCCAGTTCATTGGTAACgttgaatttaaaaacattaatgGTAGAAAAAAtggatataaaaatatag
- the TPHA0J03040 gene encoding putative aminopeptidase (similar to Saccharomyces cerevisiae YDR415C; ancestral locus Anc_5.517) yields MKLLSAITAGLAVLDYATSYPFESYFGSTRVIQLSKDTVRTVSEDEKLSFMRKGIKFMDITNNFLHLKNNENLEDAVPRYNYPSKTLREELVNTIIENIDKSSMEVNLAKFTSFYTRYYKSETGYQSAQWLEHNLLNITSGVSADFVSVERVIHPEWKQYSIIVKVLGSETPENIVVMGSHQDSINLILPSVLAAPGADDNGSGTVTNLEALRLYVEHYLKKGNRPKNTIEFHFYSAEEGGLLGSLDVFSRYASEHKRVVAMLQQDMTGYVQDPENEHVGVITDYVNSELTDFIKVIVNSYLSIPYVETKCGYACSDHGSATRNGYPSAFVIESDFKKTNKYIHSTMDTLDRLSFDHMAEHTKIVIGSIIELGDWSFLELK; encoded by the coding sequence ATGAAATTGTTATCAGCCATTACTGCAGGTCTCGCTGTTCTCGACTATGCTACCAGTTACCCATTTGAATCATATTTTGGGTCAACTAGAGTCATTCAGCTCTCTAAAGATACTGTGCGTACTGTATCTGAAGATGAAAAGTTATCGTTCATGAGAAAAGGTATCAAATTTATGGATATcactaataattttttacaTCTAAAGAATAATGAAAACCTTGAAGATGCTGTGCCTCGTTACAATTATCCATCAAAAACATTAAGAGAAGAGTTAGTCAATAccattattgaaaatattgataaatcttCAATGGAAGTAAATCTAGCAAAATTCACAAGCTTTTACACTCGTTATTATAAATCCGAAACAGGTTATCAGTCTGCACAATGGTTAGAACACAATTTACTAAACATTACAAGCGGTGTCAGTGCTGATTTTGTATCTGTTGAAAGGGTCATTCACCCCGAATGGAAACAGTACTCCATTATTGTTAAAGTTCTTGGTTCTGAAACCCCAGAGAATATTGTTGTGATGGGATCTCACCAAGATTCAATCAATCTAATCTTACCAAGTGTTTTAGCTGCCCCAGGTGCCGATGACAATGGCTCTGGTACTGTTACAAATCTGGAAGCTCTACGTCTCTATGTTGaacattatttgaaaaaaggCAATAGACCAAAGAACACCATTGAATTCCATTTTTACTCTGCTGAAGAAGGTGGATTATTAGGATCATTAGATGTATTTAGTAGATATGCTTCAGAACATAAGAGAGTTGTTGCAATGTTGCAACAAGATATGACTGGCTATGTTCAGGATCCTGAAAACGAACATGTTGGTGTTATTACGGATTATGTTAACAGTGAGTTAACTGATTTTATAAAAGTCATAGttaattcatatttaaGCATTCCATATGTGGAGACTAAATGTGGTTACGCTTGTAGTGATCATGGCAGTGCTACCAGAAATGGTTACCCATCTGCTTTTGTCATCGAAAGCGATTTcaagaaaacaaataaatatatccaTAGTACCATGGATACTTTGGACCGTTTAAGTTTTGACCACATGGCTGAACATACTAAGATTGTAATTGGATCTATCATCGAATTAGGTGATTGGTCTTTCttagaattgaaataa
- the TPHA0J03070 gene encoding 60S ribosomal protein uL11 (similar to Saccharomyces cerevisiae RPL12B (YDR418W) and RPL12A (YEL054C); ancestral locus Anc_5.522), producing the protein MPPKFDPSEVKYLYLRAVGGEVGASAALAPKIGPLGLSPKKVGEDIAKATKDFKGIKVTVQLKIQNRQATASVVPSASSLVITALKEPPRDRKKEKNVKHSGNLQLDDIIEVARQMREKSFGKNLASVTKEILGTAQSVGCRVDYKNPHDIIEAITAGEIEIPEN; encoded by the coding sequence atGCCTCCAAAGTTTGACCCAAGTGAAGTTAAATACTTATACTTAAGAGCTGTCGGTGGTGAAGTCGGTGCTTCTGCCGCTTTAGCCCCAAAGATCGGTCCATTAGGTCTATCCCCAAAGAAGGTTGGTGAAGATATCGCCAAGGCCACCAAGGACTTCAAAGGTATCAAGGTCACTGTCCAATTGAAGATTCAAAACAGACAAGCCACCGCTTCTGTCGTTCCATCTGCTTCCTCTTTGGTCATCACCGCTCTAAAGGAACCACCAAGAGACAGaaagaaggaaaagaaCGTCAAGCACTCTGGTAACTTACAATTAGATGACATCATCGAAGTTGCTAGACAAATGAGAGAAAAATCTTTCGGTAAGAACTTAGCTTCTGTTACCAAGGAAATCTTAGGTACTGCTCAATCTGTTGGTTGTCGTGTTGACTACAAAAACCCACATGACATTATTGAAGCCATCACTGCTGgtgaaattgaaattcCAGAAAACTAA
- the MSM1 gene encoding methionine--tRNA ligase MSM1 (similar to Saccharomyces cerevisiae MSM1 (YGR171C); ancestral locus Anc_5.176) produces the protein MRLNRLRRLSTRVAHVTSPIYYPNAKPHLGHLYSNLLCDVTHKWKTLNKTQSLFTTGTDEHGFKIQNASEKNGYKDPKLFVNTLYKEFVLLNEKGKINYTRFIRTTDEDHIESVKKLWELCWNNGFIYKGEHVGWYSISDETFYPESKVIKDPKSPDKYINTESYNEVSYHSEINYFFKLTAFRERLIEYINNNPAFIYPESKKDQILNELKNSNNIQDLSVSRPATRLHWGITVPNDPDQKIYVWFDALCNYITSIGGIDKLKNDELATDLLHQPANKDCTVHPSKTWWINTTHVIGKDIMKFHAIYWPSFLMAAGLPLNKQIIIHSHWLCNGVKMSKSLGNVVDPIEMIDYYGADTLRWFLLENSQLEEDGNFQEEKLYEAREMFVSKWGNLINRCCGKKFNISRAVSDITSKQNPEKYIKGQFLNDVDIVRQIDSIFEKLNKLPQIMDDKLQKYDTSSLLREIWGILFDANTLMQHSAPWKMTPTQQDCIIFICTETTRILSILCQPIIHSFCNKFLDKLEISKDRRSIDYIKFASDKSYGLNSNLSQKGVPIERVPKRQL, from the coding sequence ATGAGATTGAATCGACTCCGAAGATTGTCAACAAGAGTGGCGCATGTCACTTCTCCCATTTACTATCCAAATGCAAAACCACATTTAGGTCACCTTTATTCCAATTTACTATGTGATGTTACTCATAAATGGAAAACTTTGAACAAAACTCAGTCACTTTTTACCACAGGTACTGATGAGCATGGTTTTAAGATCCAAAATGCAAGTGAAAAGAATGGATACAAAGATCCAAAATTGTTTGTAAACACATTATATAAGGAATTCGTTCTATTGAACGAAAAGggtaaaataaattacacTCGATTTATTAGAACAACTGACGAAGATCATATTGAAAGTGTAAAAAAACTATGGGAATTATGTTGGAATAACGGTTTCATTTATAAAGGCGAACATGTTGGATGGTATTCCATATCAGACGAGACTTTCTATCCTGAGTCCAAAGTTATAAAAGATCCAAAATCACCagacaaatatattaatacaGAATCTTATAATGAAGTTTCCTATCATTCtgaaatcaattatttttttaaattaactGCGTTTAGAGAGAGATTAATCGAATACATCAATAATAATCCAGCCTTTATATATCCagaatcaaaaaaagatcagattttaaatgagttaaaaaatagtaataatatacaaGATTTATCTGTTTCAAGACCAGCAACAAGGCTACACTGGGGTATAACTGTTCCAAATGATCCtgatcaaaaaatatatgtgTGGTTTGATGCCCTATGCAACTATATAACCTCAATTGGCGgaattgataaattgaagaatGATGAATTAGCAACCGATCTACTCCATCAACCAGCGAATAAGGATTGTACCGTCCATCCTTCAAAAACATGGTGGATTAATACAACACATGTTATCGGTAAGGAcataatgaaatttcatgCCATATATTGGCCAAGTTTTTTGATGGCAGCAGGATTACctttaaataaacaaattattatacaTAGCCACTGGTTATGTAATGGTGTAAAAATGTCAAAAAGTTTAGGAAATGTAGTCGATCCAATAGAGATGATTGATTACTATGGAGCAGATACATTAAGATGGTTTTTGCTTGAAAATTCACAATTAGAGGAAGATGGCAATTTCCAGGAAGAAAAACTGTATGAGGCAAGGGAGATGTTTGTATCTAAATGGGgtaatttgataaatagATGCTGTGGTAAAAAATTCAACATTAGTAGAGCAGTCAGTGACATTACCAGTAAACAAAACccagaaaaatatataaaaggCCAATTCCTGAATGATGTAGATATTGTTAGACAAATTGATTCCATATTCGAAAAGCTAAACAAGTTACCACAGATTATGGATGATAAGTTACAAAAGTATGATACTTCCTCACTATTACGAGAAATTTGGGGGATCTTATTTGATGCTAACACTTTAATGCAGCACTCAGCGCCTTGGAAAATGACACCAACCCAGCAAGAttgcattatatttatttgtacAGAGACAACTCGTATTTTGTCTATATTATGCCAACCAATTATCCATTCTTTCTGTAATAAGTTTTTGgataaattagaaatttcTAAAGATAGAAGAAGCATAGactatattaaatttgctTCAGATAAGAGTTATGGTCTGAATTCCAATCTATCTCAAAAAGGCGTACCAATAGAAAGAGTCCCAAAAAGACAActataa
- the AFG1 gene encoding Afg1p (similar to Saccharomyces cerevisiae AFG1 (YEL052W); ancestral locus Anc_5.520) produces the protein MSMNSVNLRLYVTRRLSKRLACAPPRISRCTFSLLPLTTTQTPQIPAVQVRSPLEEYQRLIKLNKLNDDPYQRTILRSLGSLHQKLVAYNPKPVEKPSVLDQIGWKAKLSKRFNFKKNFKFESHEDIPNGIYLYGDVGCGKTMLMDLFYSCVPAQLSKKRMHFHQFMQHVHKRSHEIVKELNLDVLGAEKGIDIDPIPFLAAEIAQEDRVLCFDEFQVTDVADAMLLRRLLTLLLSNEYGVILFTTSNRVPDDLYINGVQRESFLPCIELIKKKTEVIFLNSPTDYRKIPRPMSSVYYFPHPGLKYRSPECLLQRESHVNAWYKYFAQDHHDEHETLETEVRPEIVHNRKLTTWGREIIIPKGTVNRVAQFTFKQLCGAPLSAGDYLTLAHTYKAFIVTDIPYLSIFVRDEIRRFIIFLDAVYDEGGKLATTSAAQFPSLFVQPNDILNDYELKPKEERSVENNDLDEINSLKFASEHGFSKEVAKSSQIFALDEEKFAFARALSRLSQMSSTGWVNK, from the coding sequence ATGTCTATGAATTCTGTTAATTTACGTTTATATGTTACACGTAGGCTATCTAAAAGGCTGGCGTGTGCGCCGCCCCGGATTTCTAGATGTACCTTCTCATTGTTACCATTAACAACAACACAGACTCCACAAATTCCTGCTGTGCAAGTCAGATCTCCTTTGGAAGAGTATCAGAGACTAATTAAGTTGAATAAATTGAACGATGATCCATACCAAAGAACAATACTACGTTCTTTGGGTTCTTTACATCAAAAATTAGTGGCATACAACCCAAAGCCTGTGGAAAAACCATCGGTTCTGGATCAAATTGGCTGGAAAGCCAAGCTAAGCAAGCGatttaactttaaaaagaattttaaattcGAATCGCATGAAGATATTCCTAATGGCATTTATCTTTATGGTGATGTTGGGTGTGGAAAGACTATGCTGATGGATTTATTTTACAGTTGTGTTCCAGCccaattatcaaaaaagaGAATGCATTTCCATCAATTCATGCAGCATGTGCATAAGAGATCGCATGAGATAGtaaaagaattgaatttGGATGTCCTGGGTGCGGAAAAAGGTATAGATATCGATCCAATTCCCTTTTTAGCAGCCGAAATTGCTCAAGAGGATAGAGTGTTATGTTTCGATGAGTTTCAAGTTACTGATGTAGCCGATGCAATGCTGTTAAGAAGACTGTTGACGTTGTTGTTGTCAAACGAGTATGGTGTCATTTTATTCACCACTTCAAATAGAGTTCCAGATGACTTGTATATAAATGGTGTTCAAAGAGAAAGTTTCCTCCCTTGTATAGAGttgattaaaaaaaagacaGAGGTCATTTTCTTAAATTCGCCGACCGATTACAGAAAAATCCCAAGACCTATGTCATCTGTTTATTATTTCCCTCATCCTGGTTTGAAATATCGTTCACCAGAATGTTTGCTTCAAAGAGAAAGTCATGTCAATGCATGGTACAAATATTTTGCACAAGATCATCATGATGAACACGAAACACTAGAAACAGAAGTGAGACCTGAAATCGTGCATAATCGTAAATTAACTACATGGGGGAGAGAAATCATCATCCCAAAGGGAACCGTCAACAGAGTTGCCCAGTTCACTTTTAAACAATTATGTGGAGCACCACTATCGGCTGGTGATTACCTAACACTTGCCCATACTTACAAGGCATTCATAGTGACTGATATACCGTACCTATCGATATTTGTCCGTGATGAAATCAGAAGGTTCATCATATTTCTCGACGCTGTATACGATGAAGGTGGTAAACTAGCCACAACGAGCGCTGCCCAATTCCCGTCATTATTCGTACAAccaaatgatattttaaacgATTACGAATTAAAACCAAAAGAAGAACGTTCAGTCGAAAACAATGATTTAGAcgaaataaattcattaaaattcGCATCAGAACATGGTTTCTCAAAAGAAGTTGCCAAAAGCTCCCAAATATTTGCATTAGATGAAGAAAAGTTTGCTTTTGCTAGAGCTCTGAGTAGATTGTCTCAAATGAGCTCCACCGGTTGGGTCAATAAGTAA
- the RML2 gene encoding mitochondrial 54S ribosomal protein uL2m (similar to Saccharomyces cerevisiae RML2 (YEL050C); ancestral locus Anc_5.516) — translation MMLSNSLRTLRVPLCANFKSGSIFTRFYARPTAMKPVDSTAAVAAEMTITPQMLKIVPNQTDLVALEKQDEVIKRRRKLAKEITVMRKPKPISPGLRWWRRPVYPYLFKGRPVKSLTVAKRGTGGRNSTGKITVRSRGGGHKRRLRLLDFSRLLEGQQTVQRIEYDPGRTAHIALLKHNETGNLSYIVACDGLREGDIVESYRKGIPKYLLEEMGGKIDPAIVSVRTAQRGNCLPISMIPIGSVVHNVGLTPVGPAKFCRAAGSYARIISKLPEKKKAIVRLQSGEQRYVSIDACATMGIVSNVDHQNASLGKAGRSRWLGRRPHVRGVAMNKCDHPHGGGRGKSKSNKLSMSPWGQLAKGYKTRRGKNQNRMKVKDRPRGKAARLQ, via the coding sequence ATGATGTTGTCGAATAGTTTGAGGACTTTGAGGGTTCCCCTGTGTGCTAATTTTAAGTCTGGTAGTATTTTCACAAGGTTCTATGCGAGACCGACCGCTATGAAACCGGTTGATTCGACCGCTGCTGTCGCTGCTGAAATGACGATCACTCCACAAATGTTGAAGATTGTTCCGAATCAGACGGATTTGGTTGCTTTAGAGAAACAAGACGAAGTCATAAAGAGACGTAGAAAATTGGCAAAGGAAATCACGGTAATGAGGAAACCAAAACCTATTTCGCCTGGTTTGAGGTGGTGGAGACGCCCCGTATATCCTTATTTGTTCAAAGGAAGACCGGTTAAGAGTTTAACCGTGGCTAAGAGAGGCACAGGTGGTAGAAATAGCACCGGTAAAATCACTGTCAGGAGTAGAGGTGGTGGTCATAAGAGACGTCTTAGACTGTTGGACTTCTCTAGATTGCTGGAAGGCCAACAAACTGTACAAAGAATAGAATATGATCCAGGTAGAACTGCTCATATCGCACTTTTAAAGCATAACGAAACAGGTAATTTGTCTTATATTGTGGCATGCGATGGCCTAAGAGAGGGTGATATTGTCGAATCGTACAGAAAAGGTATTCCAAAATActtattagaagaaatgGGCGGTAAAATTGATCCAGCTATTGTCAGTGTCAGAACTGCGCAAAGAGGTAATTGTTTACCTATTTCAATGATCCCAATTGGTAGTGTCGTTCACAATGTTGGTCTAACACCTGTAGGCCCAGCTAAATTCTGTCGTGCTGCTGGTTCCTATGCTCGTattatatctaaattaCCTGAGAAGAAGAAAGCAATCGTTCGTTTACAAAGTGGTGAACAACGTTATGTATCAATAGATGCATGCGCTACTATGGGCATTGTTTCTAATGTTGACCACCAAAACGCTTCTCTAGGTAAAGCTGGTAGATCAAGATGGTTAGGTAGAAGACCACACGTAAGAGGTGTCGCTATGAATAAATGTGACCATCCACACGGTGGTGGTCGTGGTAAATCCAAgtctaataaattatcgATGTCACCATGGGGCCAATTAGCAAAGGGTTACAAGACCAGAAGAGGAAAGAATCAAAATAGAATGAAGGTCAAGGATAGACCAAGAGGTAAAGCTGCAAGATTGCAATAA
- the VMA8 gene encoding H(+)-transporting V1 sector ATPase subunit D (similar to Saccharomyces cerevisiae VMA8 (YEL051W); ancestral locus Anc_5.518), whose translation MSATREQVFPTRMILGVMKTKLKGANQGHSLLKRKSEALTKRFRDITKRIDEAKQKMGRVMQTAAFSLAEVSYATGENIGYQVQESVSKARFRVKARQENVSGVYLPQFESYIDSNINDFKLTGLGRGGQQVQHAKEIYSKAVETLVELASLQTAFIILDEVIKVTNRRVNAIEHVIIPRTENTIAYINSELDELDREEFYRLKKVQETKQKETARVDAEVRAKAQAAAELQASQSGKSLDKVIAENKITEAKEESNSNENLVANQEDDVIF comes from the coding sequence ATGTCTGCTACAAGGGAGCAAGTTTTTCCAACCCGTATGATTCTTGGTGTTATGAAAACCAAGTTGAAAGGTGCAAACCAGGGTCATTCGTTGCTGAAACGTAAATCCGAAGCTTTAACTAAACGTTTCCGTGATATCACAAAGAGAATTGATGAAGCTAAACAAAAGATGGGTCGTGTGATGCAAACTGCTGCCTTCTCTCTAGCTGAAGTTTCATATGCTACCGGTGAAAATATAGGTTATCAAGTTCAAGAGTCTGTATCGAAGGCTAGATTTAGAGTTAAGGCTCGTCAGGAGAATGTCAGTGGTGTTTACTTGCCTCAATTTGAGTCATATATCGACAGTAATATTAACGATTTTAAATTGACTGGTTTAGGACGTGGTGGTCAACAGGTACAACATGCAAAGGAAATTTACTCAAAGGCAGTAGAGACTCTAGTGGAATTAGCTTCATTACAAACTGCTTTCATCATTTTGGATGAAGTGATCAAAGTCACCAATAGAAGAGTCAACGCTATCGAACATGTTATTATACCACGTACTGAAAACACTATTGCATACATTAACAGTGAATTAGATGAATTAGACAGAGAGGAATTTTATAGACTAAAGAAAGTTCAGGAAACTAAACAAAAGGAAACTGCAAGAGTGGATGCAGAAGTGAGAGCAAAAGCACAGGCTGCTGCAGAATTGCAAGCAAGCCAATCTGGTAAGAGTTTAGATAAAGTCATTGCcgaaaataaaattacaGAAGCCAAAGAAGAAAGCAACAGTAACGAAAACCTGGTGGCTAATCAAGAAGATGACGTTATTTTCTGA
- the YIP1 gene encoding transporter YIP1 (similar to Saccharomyces cerevisiae YIP1 (YGR172C); ancestral locus Anc_5.177): MSYIYQNNANSNNFNNQNTQYNNAQGNRYQSQSQNYQIPNQFESLQGSMSFANPQDGNNGSGLGLQADPLPLGLLQALSTRGYPHEPPLLEELGINFDHIVTKTKLVLIPVKSSNSISQEILNDSDLSGPLIFFLLFGLFLLLAGKVHFGYIYGVALFGSTSLHLLSKFMGSNESSVQTKLQYFNTASILGYCFLPLCFLSAFGIFISLNNTLGYTAAIIFVFWSTWSSSGFFNSLLQLHHARALIAYPLFIFYSVFAIMAIFV, encoded by the coding sequence ATGTCTTACATTTACCAAAATAACGCCAATAGcaacaattttaataatcaaAACACTCAATATAACAATGCTCAAGGTAATCGATACCAGAGCCAGAGCCAGAATTACCAAATTCCTAATCAGTTTGAGTCCCTACAAGGTTCCATGTCATTTGCTAACCCTCAAGATGGTAATAACGGTTCTGGTTTAGGGCTTCAGGCTGACCCTCTACCTTTAGGTTTATTGCAAGCTTTGTCTACAAGGGGCTATCCACACGAGCCACcattattagaagaattagGTATCAATTTCGATCACATCGTTACCAAGACTAAGCTAGTTCTAATACCAGTGAAATCTTCTAATTCCATATCacaagaaattttaaacGATTCGGATTTATCTGGTCCTTTGATCTTTTTCTTATTGTTTGGTTTATTCTTACTTTTAGCCGGTAAAGTACATTTTGGTTACATTTATGGGGTAGCTCTATTTGGTTCAACCTCATTGCATTTGTTGTCAAAATTCATGGGTAGCAATGAATCATCTGTGCAAACAAAGttacaatatttcaatactGCCTCTATTTTAGGTTATTGTTTCCTGCCTTTATGCTTCCTTTCCGCATTCGGGATCTTCATCtcattaaataataccCTTGGTTATACCGCAGCTATAATATTCGTCTTTTGGAGCACATGGTCTTCATCAGGCTTCTTTAATTCCTTGTTACAACTGCATCATGCTAGAGCTTTGATCGCATATCCGCTATTCATATTTTACAGTGTTTTTGCAATAATGGCCATCTTCGTGTAA